From one Pyxidicoccus xibeiensis genomic stretch:
- a CDS encoding bile acid:sodium symporter family protein — MPLRLVKRLARDWFLVGMIAAVVLAALFPDFGRTGGAMHADVVANIGIFLVFLLYGLGLPLANLKAGVLQWRLHLVVQTFTFGVFPLLWLLLDSLGGRWLPADLSLGFLYLCAVPSTISSSVAMTGLARGNVAAAIFNASLSSLLGVVFTPLIVSLLATTTGQSIPLGEAIMKLAGMLLLPLVIGQLLRPVIGGWFARYRRYTNGFDRFFILVLVYASFCDSVHSGLFTNYGGGMLAVTFAGVALILAVVLSLTTFVARRLGFAKEDEIAAVFCGSKKTLASGVPMARLVFGAHPALGLIVLPLMFYHQLQLLVCSVVAERYASRPQGS, encoded by the coding sequence ATGCCTCTTCGCCTCGTGAAACGGCTTGCACGGGACTGGTTCCTGGTGGGGATGATTGCCGCCGTCGTGCTCGCCGCCCTCTTCCCCGACTTCGGACGGACTGGCGGGGCGATGCACGCAGACGTCGTCGCCAACATCGGCATCTTCCTGGTGTTCCTCCTCTACGGCCTGGGCCTGCCCCTGGCGAACCTGAAGGCCGGCGTCCTGCAGTGGAGGCTGCACCTGGTGGTGCAGACGTTCACCTTCGGCGTGTTCCCGCTCCTGTGGCTGCTGCTGGACTCGCTGGGGGGGCGCTGGCTTCCGGCGGATTTGTCCCTGGGCTTCCTGTACCTGTGCGCGGTGCCGTCGACCATCTCCTCGTCGGTCGCGATGACGGGGCTGGCGCGCGGCAACGTGGCGGCGGCCATCTTCAACGCGAGCCTGTCGAGCCTGCTCGGTGTCGTCTTCACGCCGCTCATCGTCAGCCTGCTGGCCACGACGACGGGACAGTCCATTCCGCTGGGCGAGGCCATCATGAAGCTGGCGGGGATGCTGCTGCTGCCGCTGGTCATCGGCCAGCTCCTGCGGCCGGTGATTGGCGGCTGGTTCGCACGGTACCGCCGCTACACCAACGGCTTCGACAGGTTCTTCATCCTGGTGCTGGTGTACGCCTCGTTCTGTGACTCGGTGCACTCCGGGCTCTTCACGAACTACGGCGGAGGGATGCTGGCGGTGACCTTCGCCGGGGTGGCGCTCATCCTGGCGGTGGTGCTGAGCCTGACCACGTTCGTAGCGCGGCGGCTGGGGTTCGCGAAGGAGGACGAGATTGCGGCCGTGTTCTGCGGCTCGAAGAAGACGCTGGCCTCCGGTGTGCCCATGGCGCGGCTGGTGTTCGGCGCGCACCCGGCACTGGGGCTCATCGTCCTGCCGCTGATGTTCTACCACCAGCTCCAACTGCTGGTCTGCTCGGTGGTGGCGGAGCGGTACGCGAGCCGGCCACAGGGGTCCTGA
- a CDS encoding bifunctional helix-turn-helix transcriptional regulator/GNAT family N-acetyltransferase: MAERNVAAVRHFNRFYTQKIGVLPEGHLESDFSLTEVRVLYELANREQPTAAELSRELGLDPGYLSRVLRSFGTRGLVAREPSKADGRQSLVRLTRRGQDAFARLNTRSSEEVAALLSRLSPAEQRRLLDAMRTIEELLGGKPEAAKAPYLLRQHRPGDMGWVIHRHGVLYSQEYGWDERFEALVASIAAKFIQEYEPKRERCWIAEKDGENVGSVFLVQESKTVAKLRLLLVEPSARGLGIGARLVDECVRFAREAGYRKIRLWTNDTLHAARHIYERAGFVLVHTEPHAQFGEGLVGETWELTL, translated from the coding sequence ATGGCTGAGCGGAACGTCGCGGCGGTGCGGCACTTCAACCGCTTCTACACGCAGAAGATCGGGGTGCTGCCCGAGGGGCACCTGGAGAGCGACTTCTCGCTCACCGAGGTGCGGGTGCTCTACGAGCTGGCGAACCGCGAGCAGCCCACCGCGGCCGAGCTGAGCCGGGAGCTGGGGCTGGATCCGGGCTACCTCAGCCGCGTGCTGCGTAGCTTCGGTACGCGCGGGCTCGTGGCTCGGGAGCCCTCGAAGGCCGACGGCAGGCAGAGCTTGGTGCGCCTGACGCGGCGGGGGCAGGACGCCTTTGCCCGGCTCAACACGCGCTCCAGCGAGGAGGTGGCCGCGCTGCTGTCCCGGCTGTCCCCTGCCGAGCAGCGCCGCCTGCTGGACGCGATGCGCACCATCGAGGAGCTGCTCGGCGGGAAGCCGGAAGCGGCGAAGGCCCCCTACCTCCTCCGGCAGCATCGGCCGGGAGACATGGGCTGGGTCATCCACCGGCACGGAGTGCTGTACTCCCAGGAGTACGGCTGGGACGAGCGCTTCGAGGCCCTGGTCGCCAGCATCGCGGCGAAGTTCATCCAGGAGTACGAGCCGAAGCGGGAGCGCTGCTGGATTGCCGAGAAGGACGGGGAGAACGTGGGCTCGGTGTTCCTCGTCCAGGAGTCGAAGACGGTGGCGAAGCTGCGCCTGCTGCTGGTGGAGCCCTCCGCGAGAGGCCTGGGCATCGGCGCGCGGCTGGTGGACGAGTGCGTGCGCTTCGCCAGGGAGGCGGGCTACCGGAAGATCCGCCTGTGGACCAATGACACGCTCCACGCTGCGCGCCACATCTACGAGCGGGCCGGCTTCGTCCTCGTCCACACCGAGCCCCATGCGCAGTTCGGAGAGGGCCTCGTTGGGGAGACGTGGGAGCTGACGCTGTGA
- a CDS encoding HNH endonuclease, producing MTAGLQSALPARVFEDNGTPLLATFNFQPRDDKLSVVFYARGGKRGDPKSSNTDYERGLQILIARLGAGGARLDEAHLDTNREQRVLDVPATDLRGCDAYSVRRQLQSAQRSNGIRKMRLFISGLNVPNKHVEEYLSRGIVGTVEALDEKEGPEPVVISRTEGGKRVRLSKSAERDLGLRAAAIKIHGTRCKACGLSFGETYSGWGEGFIEVHHAFPLSAGERQTDPENDLVPLCSNCHRMVHWKHGITLTIEELQAKLQVETSVPRHTA from the coding sequence ATGACCGCCGGCCTTCAATCCGCGCTGCCAGCCCGAGTATTCGAAGACAACGGGACTCCGCTTCTCGCCACGTTCAACTTCCAGCCTCGCGACGATAAGTTGTCGGTCGTGTTCTACGCTCGAGGCGGCAAGAGGGGCGATCCCAAATCTAGCAACACGGACTACGAGCGCGGACTACAGATCTTGATCGCCCGCTTAGGAGCGGGTGGAGCGCGCCTTGATGAAGCACACTTGGATACCAACCGTGAGCAGCGAGTGCTCGACGTGCCTGCGACGGACCTGCGTGGTTGCGACGCGTACTCGGTGCGGCGGCAGCTTCAGAGCGCGCAGAGGAGCAACGGCATTCGAAAAATGCGGCTGTTCATCTCGGGGCTGAACGTTCCCAATAAGCATGTTGAGGAGTACCTCTCGCGCGGCATCGTCGGGACTGTTGAGGCGCTCGACGAGAAGGAAGGCCCGGAGCCCGTCGTCATCTCACGTACTGAGGGCGGGAAGCGCGTCCGTCTCTCAAAGAGCGCGGAGCGGGACCTAGGGCTCCGGGCGGCTGCCATCAAAATCCACGGAACCCGTTGCAAAGCCTGCGGCCTCTCCTTCGGGGAAACCTACAGCGGATGGGGCGAGGGATTCATTGAGGTCCACCATGCCTTCCCCCTCTCCGCTGGAGAGCGACAGACCGACCCGGAAAACGACTTGGTGCCCCTTTGTTCCAACTGCCACCGCATGGTTCACTGGAAGCACGGCATCACGCTCACCATCGAGGAACTGCAGGCAAAGCTTCAAGTCGAGACCTCCGTTCCCCGGCATACCGCTTGA
- the sitI6 gene encoding SitI6 family double-CXXCG motif immunity protein, producing the protein MSRFFWLREDRAATARYTGDFNAGRKWSLPGARCSACGATWSATGHQYPSVDLSHLPERGEFEKPRSEPYAELARLRERVRLLAPPTATLPPGTGFGPLVGTARGDLGPLTWQGNYLLLLRRDTLDRLQAEGARGLLGCRTELQWKQRNPPEFLELQIEPHGQLHPDCIPSDVPPPCTTCGRYGISRPDEPMIDASSLPSELDLFRVGNFATMLVGTERFMDAVRRLDLDGISFRELPTR; encoded by the coding sequence ATGAGCCGATTCTTCTGGTTGCGCGAGGACAGGGCTGCGACCGCCCGTTACACCGGGGACTTCAATGCCGGACGCAAGTGGTCGCTGCCAGGAGCGCGGTGCTCTGCATGTGGCGCGACGTGGAGTGCAACCGGGCACCAGTATCCTTCGGTGGACCTGTCCCACCTTCCCGAAAGAGGTGAGTTCGAGAAGCCCAGGTCTGAACCCTACGCGGAGCTCGCACGTCTGCGAGAAAGAGTGCGTCTGCTGGCACCGCCGACCGCGACGCTGCCTCCAGGGACTGGATTCGGCCCGCTGGTGGGAACTGCTCGTGGTGACCTGGGGCCGCTGACGTGGCAGGGAAACTACCTCCTGCTCTTGCGCCGGGACACCCTGGACCGCCTTCAGGCGGAAGGAGCCCGTGGACTGCTGGGTTGCCGAACGGAGCTCCAATGGAAGCAACGGAACCCGCCAGAGTTCCTTGAGCTCCAGATTGAGCCTCACGGCCAGCTGCACCCGGATTGCATTCCATCGGACGTGCCACCACCGTGCACGACCTGTGGCCGATACGGCATATCGAGGCCTGATGAGCCGATGATCGACGCGTCGTCGCTCCCTTCGGAACTGGACCTGTTCCGAGTAGGGAACTTCGCGACGATGCTCGTTGGCACGGAGCGATTCATGGATGCCGTGCGCCGCCTGGACCTGGACGGCATCAGCTTCCGCGAGCTCCCCACGCGCTGA
- a CDS encoding serine/threonine protein kinase, whose amino-acid sequence MSGPAEDSRAYPWALGPGARVNRWRVLEPLGTGSYGAVYRVEDVDAPGKAYALKLALRPSDPRAEREVALLARTEHPNVVRVHDWGAWQSLAGNHLYFVMDWIQGLPLHAWTETTNPPLRELARVAGTLALTLDWLHGRGVHHRDLKPEHILIRASDAQPILIDFGVGRQEGASTLTSTVVPPGTVHLRSPEALDYHRLHFREAGARYAFQPTDDLYALGVCLFRALTGHYPFPPELPGDLLMLTILAHVPPPVAGINRRVPPALSAVVTRLLEKKPLARHGSGRELHQALEAALALGPAPAWEEPVFAWEEGAEQADAGARRTVRPDWPTAPATPPPGQDGRHPTTGRAGAGAMLLPRSAVESSAAQGVTLVRVDSAPPLREQAVSMTGRRRVPRAGLAVGTLALLGLLAALATCHGTGAMAPAEGPGSTTAPAQSREDTAPRAGALPGGPWEPEAVAAPTLVESPARADAAPMTQPKDSADVKTSTPSKPLAKRRVKTPDAVRGAVGAVAACVGAACAGPQQPEQPRVLAELQRPRPPPQECPQAALDAMKELQFGKVAATAPDGFIFPHETGIVALREGPAEFALDEPVGTLPGWGTRLVGRLFFAEGRIHGWFTEARTKDGKHYPVCMVLLEVDRKLGLEVLRPGEAPGTVLTYPQGKVYGVKRFK is encoded by the coding sequence ATGTCCGGACCAGCGGAAGACAGCAGGGCCTATCCATGGGCGCTCGGGCCTGGCGCACGGGTGAACCGCTGGCGTGTCCTGGAACCGCTGGGCACGGGCAGCTATGGCGCCGTGTACCGGGTGGAAGACGTGGACGCCCCAGGGAAGGCGTACGCGCTCAAGCTGGCCCTGCGGCCCTCGGACCCACGCGCCGAGCGCGAGGTGGCGCTGCTGGCGCGAACGGAACACCCGAACGTGGTGCGCGTCCACGACTGGGGCGCATGGCAGAGCCTGGCGGGCAACCACCTGTATTTCGTCATGGACTGGATCCAGGGCCTGCCGTTGCACGCGTGGACGGAGACCACCAACCCGCCGCTGCGTGAGCTGGCGCGCGTCGCAGGCACCCTGGCCCTGACGCTGGACTGGCTGCATGGACGCGGCGTGCACCACCGGGACCTCAAGCCCGAGCACATCCTCATCCGGGCCAGTGACGCGCAGCCCATCCTCATCGACTTCGGCGTGGGGCGGCAGGAGGGAGCCAGCACGCTCACCTCGACGGTGGTGCCCCCGGGCACCGTCCACCTGCGCAGTCCGGAGGCCCTCGACTACCATCGGCTCCACTTCCGTGAGGCTGGAGCGCGCTACGCGTTCCAGCCCACCGACGACCTCTATGCGCTCGGCGTGTGTCTGTTCCGCGCCCTGACGGGGCACTACCCGTTTCCGCCCGAGCTCCCGGGCGACCTGTTGATGCTCACCATCCTCGCCCATGTGCCGCCGCCCGTGGCCGGCATCAACCGCCGGGTGCCGCCGGCCCTGAGCGCGGTCGTGACACGGCTGCTGGAGAAGAAGCCCCTGGCGCGCCACGGCTCCGGGCGCGAGCTGCACCAGGCGCTGGAGGCGGCACTGGCGCTCGGCCCGGCGCCGGCCTGGGAGGAACCGGTGTTCGCCTGGGAAGAGGGCGCGGAACAGGCAGACGCCGGCGCTCGGCGAACGGTGCGGCCGGACTGGCCCACGGCGCCGGCCACACCTCCGCCAGGGCAGGACGGGAGGCACCCGACGACGGGGCGGGCGGGCGCCGGGGCCATGCTGCTTCCGCGCTCGGCCGTGGAGTCCTCCGCGGCGCAGGGCGTGACGTTGGTTCGCGTGGACAGTGCCCCGCCGCTCCGGGAGCAGGCCGTCAGCATGACGGGAAGACGGCGTGTCCCTCGCGCGGGGCTGGCGGTGGGCACGCTGGCGTTGCTCGGCCTCCTGGCGGCATTGGCTACGTGTCATGGGACGGGGGCAATGGCGCCCGCCGAGGGCCCGGGGTCCACCACCGCTCCGGCACAGTCACGGGAGGACACTGCTCCACGGGCCGGCGCTCTCCCTGGAGGGCCTTGGGAGCCGGAAGCAGTCGCGGCGCCCACCTTGGTGGAGAGCCCCGCCAGAGCCGATGCTGCGCCCATGACCCAACCCAAGGACAGCGCCGACGTGAAGACCTCGACACCTTCGAAGCCACTCGCGAAGCGGCGCGTGAAGACACCGGATGCCGTGCGTGGCGCAGTCGGGGCGGTCGCCGCATGCGTGGGCGCGGCCTGCGCCGGTCCTCAGCAACCCGAGCAGCCGCGCGTCCTCGCGGAGCTGCAGCGGCCACGGCCTCCGCCCCAGGAGTGCCCACAGGCCGCGCTGGACGCGATGAAGGAACTTCAGTTCGGCAAGGTCGCGGCCACTGCGCCGGATGGTTTCATATTTCCGCATGAGACGGGCATCGTGGCCTTGCGGGAGGGCCCCGCGGAGTTCGCACTCGATGAGCCGGTCGGCACCCTGCCAGGATGGGGAACCAGGCTGGTCGGACGCCTGTTCTTCGCCGAGGGCCGCATCCACGGGTGGTTCACCGAGGCTCGCACGAAGGATGGCAAGCACTATCCCGTCTGCATGGTGTTGCTGGAGGTAGACCGCAAATTGGGCCTGGAAGTGCTGAGGCCGGGAGAAGCGCCCGGCACGGTGCTCACGTACCCCCAGGGAAAGGTCTACGGGGTGAAGCGCTTCAAGTGA
- a CDS encoding DUF2381 family protein: protein MRLPAAFLLSLALVMGPSATVAAQSQPPPPEMGVRRIALRAGAAGAEPEIHIRPGVSTVLTFDVKLAREPMGRLQVELERSAAFTRVEPGESVLRLVPSGTLKEGDRLQLAVRFEDGAARTKATFVLVVREDQADRLVEVSRDSRPAESDPPEVREAWAAARQCQDALARVQAAPSGLTALRLSAALDSSGVVVRNHKEVVARWKHDAFVAKQLRTFRADGRVLVELTLRAREPGSRWMARNASLASHRGELLKILSVWQQRPLAPDETSQILVEAEADASLSPESWMLWLSDDGGDRALVVGGIAFADREVSAE, encoded by the coding sequence GTGCGCCTACCTGCTGCCTTCCTGCTGTCGCTCGCCCTCGTGATGGGCCCAAGCGCCACTGTCGCCGCGCAGTCTCAGCCTCCTCCGCCCGAGATGGGTGTCCGCCGCATCGCACTGCGTGCCGGTGCAGCCGGTGCGGAGCCGGAGATCCACATCCGCCCGGGTGTCTCCACCGTGCTCACCTTCGACGTGAAGCTCGCGCGTGAGCCGATGGGGCGGCTCCAGGTGGAGTTGGAGCGATCCGCTGCCTTCACTCGGGTGGAGCCAGGGGAGTCCGTTCTCCGGTTGGTACCCTCCGGTACCTTGAAGGAGGGAGACCGACTGCAGTTGGCCGTGCGCTTCGAGGATGGCGCGGCACGGACGAAGGCCACCTTCGTCCTGGTGGTGAGGGAGGACCAGGCGGACCGCCTGGTGGAGGTGTCCCGCGATTCACGCCCGGCGGAGTCCGACCCGCCGGAGGTGCGAGAAGCCTGGGCCGCCGCGCGCCAGTGCCAGGATGCCCTGGCCCGGGTCCAGGCCGCGCCAAGCGGGCTGACGGCGCTGCGGCTCTCCGCGGCCCTCGATTCCAGCGGCGTCGTGGTGCGGAACCACAAGGAAGTGGTCGCCCGGTGGAAACACGACGCATTCGTGGCGAAGCAACTGAGGACCTTCCGTGCCGACGGCCGGGTGCTCGTGGAACTCACGCTGCGGGCACGCGAGCCCGGGTCGCGCTGGATGGCACGGAACGCGTCGCTCGCGAGTCACAGAGGCGAGCTCCTGAAGATCCTGTCCGTGTGGCAGCAGCGACCGCTCGCCCCAGACGAAACGAGCCAGATCCTGGTGGAGGCCGAGGCCGACGCGTCCCTGTCCCCGGAGTCGTGGATGTTGTGGCTGTCGGACGACGGGGGCGACCGGGCCCTGGTCGTGGGCGGCATCGCATTTGCCGACCGGGAGGTGAGCGCCGAGTGA
- a CDS encoding SDR family NAD(P)-dependent oxidoreductase, whose product MGALDGKIAIVTGGATGIGFAIAERFAREGAEVVIAGRRKERLDAAVAQLGRNARAVQTDVGDEAQVKRLIDSVPRVDLLATCAGGAVFGPVDTVAPQAWKNLFHDRFFGQLSACHFAVPKMAPGSSILFCSGIAGHAALPNYAGGAGLCGAVNAMGRSLAIELAPKGIRVNVLSPGLTRDTALDWGVPPEQLGAFMDAFVGRIPLKRPGTVTDMADAALFLATNTYATGMVLDLDGGWTAV is encoded by the coding sequence ATGGGCGCGCTGGATGGAAAGATCGCAATCGTCACGGGAGGTGCCACGGGCATCGGCTTCGCCATCGCGGAGCGGTTCGCCAGGGAAGGCGCGGAGGTGGTCATCGCGGGGCGCCGCAAGGAGCGGCTCGACGCCGCGGTGGCGCAGCTCGGCCGCAACGCGCGCGCCGTCCAGACGGACGTGGGCGACGAGGCGCAGGTGAAGCGCCTCATCGACTCCGTGCCTCGCGTGGACCTGCTGGCGACGTGCGCCGGTGGCGCCGTGTTCGGCCCCGTGGACACCGTGGCGCCGCAGGCGTGGAAGAACCTGTTCCATGACCGCTTCTTCGGTCAGCTCTCCGCCTGCCACTTCGCCGTGCCGAAGATGGCCCCGGGCAGCTCCATCCTCTTCTGCTCCGGCATCGCCGGCCACGCGGCCCTGCCCAACTACGCCGGCGGCGCGGGCCTGTGCGGCGCCGTCAACGCCATGGGCCGCTCGCTCGCCATCGAGCTGGCTCCCAAGGGCATCCGCGTCAACGTCCTCTCCCCGGGCCTCACGCGCGACACCGCCCTCGACTGGGGCGTGCCGCCCGAGCAGCTCGGCGCGTTCATGGACGCGTTCGTCGGCCGCATCCCCCTGAAGCGTCCGGGCACCGTCACCGACATGGCGGACGCGGCCTTGTTCCTCGCGACGAACACGTACGCCACCGGCATGGTGCTCGACCTCGACGGCGGGTGGACGGCCGTCTGA
- a CDS encoding galactose oxidase-like domain-containing protein translates to MSWSTLITRRQVFTCCLIAGLVLAGTARAQTAPADVGVWSSVMTWPISATHTHLQPDGKVMFFGEFGEGDDPPRRWDPVTNAVTSLPRTDPVYNIFCAGHSYLADGKLLVTGGHIESHVGLPDASLFDAATSSWTRLPDMNAGRWYPTNTTLSNGDVMVLSGEVSGVGDINEIPQRYLASTRTWRTMTGARLDMPYYPRTFLAPDGRLFLAGPSRISRWMTVSGTGAWTTGPSSRFGSRSYGPAVLLDGRVYLIGGGDPPTATVERIDLRASSPSWEYVASMLTARRQHNATLLPDGKVLVTGGSRGSGFDNSGSPVLNAEVYDPAANKWTRLASNTVYRGYHATALLLPDGRVLSAGGRNRRTAEVYSPPYLFKGARPAVSSAPATVSPGTTFSIGTPDAARISRVSLIALGSVTHSIDMNQRLVTLGFTRSTGSLTVSAPPDNHAAPPGYYQLFLVNDVGVPSVGRMVRITATAGLAQE, encoded by the coding sequence ATGTCGTGGAGCACCCTCATCACCCGGCGACAGGTGTTCACCTGCTGTCTCATCGCGGGCCTGGTGCTGGCCGGCACCGCCCGGGCGCAGACCGCGCCCGCGGACGTCGGGGTGTGGTCCAGCGTGATGACGTGGCCCATCTCCGCCACGCACACCCACCTGCAGCCGGATGGGAAGGTGATGTTCTTCGGCGAGTTCGGCGAGGGAGACGACCCTCCCAGGCGCTGGGACCCCGTCACCAACGCCGTCACCTCGCTGCCGAGGACCGACCCCGTCTACAACATCTTCTGTGCCGGACACTCCTACCTCGCGGACGGCAAGCTGCTCGTGACGGGAGGCCACATCGAGAGCCACGTGGGGCTCCCGGACGCGAGCCTCTTCGACGCCGCCACCTCGTCGTGGACCCGCCTGCCCGACATGAACGCGGGGCGCTGGTATCCGACGAACACGACGCTCTCCAACGGCGATGTGATGGTCCTCTCCGGCGAGGTCAGCGGCGTGGGGGACATCAACGAAATCCCGCAGCGCTACCTGGCCAGCACCCGCACCTGGCGGACGATGACGGGGGCGCGGCTCGACATGCCGTACTACCCGCGCACGTTCCTCGCGCCGGATGGGCGACTGTTCCTGGCCGGGCCCTCGCGGATCAGCCGCTGGATGACGGTGTCGGGCACGGGGGCCTGGACCACGGGCCCCTCCAGCAGGTTCGGCTCGCGCTCGTATGGGCCGGCGGTGCTGCTGGACGGCCGCGTGTACCTCATCGGCGGGGGAGACCCGCCCACGGCCACCGTGGAGCGCATCGACCTGCGGGCCTCGTCGCCCTCGTGGGAGTACGTGGCGTCGATGCTCACGGCGCGGCGCCAGCACAACGCCACGCTCCTTCCCGATGGCAAGGTGCTCGTCACGGGGGGCAGCCGGGGCAGCGGCTTCGACAACTCGGGCTCTCCCGTCCTGAATGCGGAGGTCTATGACCCGGCCGCCAACAAGTGGACGCGGCTGGCGAGCAACACCGTGTACCGGGGCTATCACGCCACGGCGCTGCTGCTGCCGGACGGGCGCGTGCTGAGCGCGGGAGGGCGCAACCGGCGCACGGCGGAGGTGTACTCTCCGCCCTATCTCTTCAAGGGCGCGAGGCCGGCGGTCAGCTCGGCGCCGGCCACGGTGAGCCCGGGGACGACGTTCAGCATCGGCACGCCGGACGCGGCGCGCATCTCCCGGGTGTCTCTCATCGCCCTGGGCTCGGTGACGCATTCAATCGACATGAACCAGCGGCTGGTGACGCTGGGCTTCACGCGAAGCACGGGCAGCCTCACGGTGAGCGCGCCGCCTGACAACCACGCGGCGCCGCCGGGGTACTACCAGCTGTTCCTGGTGAACGACGTGGGCGTGCCCTCGGTGGGGCGGATGGTGCGCATCACCGCGACGGCGGGGCTCGCCCAGGAGTAG
- a CDS encoding ELWxxDGT repeat protein yields MRCWRPLSVLLAVLAGCSTPEPGAAAENGATSAQAASPWQVCSNAAVPLGPALLTSDPEARIPVHGSDALYFFAGTSDDGGALWLSSGTRGSGTRMVKDFAPGPTGMPPTQLTRVGERIFFTAEDPEHGRELWVSDGTPAGTRMVRDVWPGQTGSFPRSLFEHGGLLYFTAGDEDHGRELWKSDGTHDGTVLVADADPGPEGINPDRFVRAGDGSLYFIAQVQVFFTAVMRLNEQGQLTELMRLSSEGAIVGALTPVGRRVFFVKGDLHGHRLHLMATDGGPPMMVAELATASDLVAFGGKLYFAGSTDAHGMDTELWRSDGTAKGTKRVKDLYPGEEGSSPGGFIVMGRRLFFSADDGQRGRELWVSDGTEAGTLLFADLEPGAAGSFPEGLTVHQDNLFFSASTGGCGREAWTSNGTQTGTVSLGELAAGAWDSMPEHFVRSGWDVFFTAQDGTGQRRLYALPFRPEGRCDTVAR; encoded by the coding sequence ATGAGGTGCTGGCGTCCGCTGTCCGTGCTGCTGGCCGTGCTCGCCGGCTGTTCCACGCCCGAGCCTGGTGCGGCCGCAGAGAACGGAGCGACCTCCGCCCAGGCGGCCAGTCCCTGGCAGGTGTGCTCCAACGCCGCCGTCCCGCTGGGCCCCGCCCTCCTCACCAGTGATCCGGAGGCGCGCATTCCGGTGCATGGCAGCGACGCCCTCTACTTCTTCGCGGGGACGTCCGACGACGGAGGCGCGCTGTGGCTCAGCAGCGGCACCCGGGGCTCGGGGACGCGGATGGTGAAGGACTTCGCCCCGGGGCCCACGGGCATGCCGCCCACCCAGCTCACCCGCGTGGGCGAGAGAATCTTCTTCACCGCCGAGGACCCCGAGCATGGCCGCGAGCTGTGGGTGAGTGACGGGACGCCCGCGGGCACGCGGATGGTGCGGGACGTGTGGCCCGGGCAGACGGGCTCCTTCCCCCGCTCGCTGTTCGAGCACGGCGGCCTGCTCTACTTCACGGCGGGCGACGAGGACCACGGGCGCGAGCTGTGGAAGAGCGATGGCACCCACGACGGCACGGTGCTCGTCGCCGACGCGGACCCCGGCCCCGAGGGCATCAACCCGGACCGCTTCGTGCGCGCGGGAGATGGCTCGCTCTACTTCATCGCCCAGGTCCAGGTCTTCTTCACCGCGGTGATGCGGCTCAACGAACAGGGGCAGCTCACCGAGCTGATGCGCCTGTCGAGCGAGGGCGCCATCGTCGGGGCCCTCACGCCCGTGGGGCGGCGCGTGTTCTTCGTCAAGGGTGACCTGCACGGCCACCGGCTCCACCTGATGGCGACGGACGGCGGGCCGCCCATGATGGTGGCGGAGCTGGCCACCGCGAGCGACCTGGTGGCGTTCGGCGGCAAGCTGTACTTCGCCGGCTCCACGGACGCGCATGGCATGGACACGGAGCTGTGGCGCAGCGACGGCACCGCGAAGGGAACGAAGCGCGTGAAGGACCTCTACCCCGGTGAGGAGGGCTCCTCGCCCGGGGGCTTCATCGTCATGGGACGCCGGCTCTTCTTCAGCGCGGACGACGGGCAGCGCGGGCGCGAGCTGTGGGTGAGCGACGGCACGGAGGCGGGGACGCTCCTCTTCGCGGACCTCGAGCCGGGCGCGGCGGGCTCGTTCCCCGAAGGCCTGACGGTGCACCAGGACAACCTGTTCTTCAGCGCGAGCACCGGGGGGTGCGGCCGGGAGGCCTGGACGAGCAACGGCACCCAGACAGGAACGGTGTCACTCGGGGAGCTGGCGGCGGGCGCCTGGGACTCGATGCCCGAGCACTTCGTGCGCTCGGGCTGGGATGTGTTCTTCACGGCCCAGGACGGCACCGGCCAGCGGCGGCTGTATGCCCTGCCCTTCCGGCCGGAGGGACGCTGCGACACCGTGGCACGGTGA
- a CDS encoding DUF2378 family protein produces MSERLVFPPIVEGLFVRGLTGRVTPLLKDRLRGEGLDLDRPLLPAYPLETWIRCVALTAKTLHPEEPDEVAWRLLGERMIDGYRDTLMGRALLGVMKLLGPWRMLLKAQHGFRTSNNYTEVRITERGPGEAEVWLNEPGKLRYFKQGVMLAMSRAAGGAATGVEVRQYDDNSVTYRVTWSDSGR; encoded by the coding sequence ATGTCCGAGCGACTCGTCTTCCCCCCGATTGTCGAGGGCCTCTTCGTCCGGGGGCTGACGGGACGCGTGACGCCCCTCCTCAAGGACCGGCTCCGTGGCGAGGGGCTGGACCTGGACCGGCCGCTGCTGCCCGCCTATCCGCTGGAGACGTGGATCCGCTGCGTGGCGCTCACGGCGAAGACGCTGCACCCGGAGGAGCCGGACGAAGTCGCGTGGCGGCTGCTCGGCGAGCGGATGATTGACGGCTACCGCGACACGCTGATGGGCCGCGCCCTGCTCGGGGTGATGAAGCTGCTGGGGCCCTGGCGGATGCTCTTGAAGGCGCAGCACGGCTTCCGCACGAGCAACAACTACACCGAGGTGCGCATCACCGAGCGCGGGCCGGGCGAGGCGGAGGTGTGGCTGAACGAGCCCGGCAAGCTGCGCTACTTCAAGCAGGGCGTCATGCTGGCCATGAGCCGCGCCGCGGGCGGTGCCGCGACGGGGGTGGAGGTGCGCCAGTACGACGACAACAGCGTCACCTACCGGGTGACGTGGAGCGACTCCGGGCGCTGA